Proteins from a genomic interval of Acetobacterium woodii DSM 1030:
- a CDS encoding MptD family putative ECF transporter S component, with the protein MNNKLQAKDLINVGIFTAIYFVVFFTTGMVGYIPVLMLAIPFLCPMVAGIPFMLFLTKVNKFGMVTIMGTVLSLLMMLTGHPWIGVPFGVVFSLIADMILKSGHFTNWGKIRIGYVVFSEWLIALFIPIFFMRDSYFATMRDGYGDYYTDTLMAITPTWVFFVMIAAIALGAVAGSYLGKAMLKKHFKRAGIA; encoded by the coding sequence ATGAATAACAAACTGCAAGCCAAAGATTTAATCAATGTCGGTATTTTTACAGCAATTTATTTTGTCGTTTTCTTTACTACCGGTATGGTCGGGTATATTCCCGTTTTAATGTTGGCGATCCCCTTTCTTTGCCCGATGGTTGCCGGGATCCCCTTTATGCTTTTTCTGACCAAGGTCAATAAATTCGGGATGGTAACCATTATGGGCACGGTCTTAAGTCTGTTGATGATGCTCACCGGCCATCCCTGGATTGGTGTTCCCTTTGGCGTGGTTTTCTCCCTAATCGCCGATATGATCCTCAAATCCGGTCATTTTACCAATTGGGGTAAAATCCGCATCGGTTACGTCGTTTTTAGTGAATGGTTAATTGCTCTATTCATTCCGATATTTTTCATGCGGGACAGTTATTTTGCAACTATGCGTGACGGTTATGGAGATTACTACACCGACACGCTGATGGCTATCACCCCAACCTGGGTTTTCTTTGTCATGATTGCCGCTATTGCGCTTGGAGCTGTCGCCGGATCCTATCTGGGCAAAGCGATGCTGAAAAAGCATTTTAAACGGGCTGGCATTGCTTGA